A stretch of Spirosoma oryzicola DNA encodes these proteins:
- a CDS encoding FtsW/RodA/SpoVE family cell cycle protein, with protein sequence MALRDWIRTHLKGDRQIWWIVLYLSIMSVLVVYSATGTKAFRELDGNTEIFLLKHGSLLMLGLVCTYFAHRINYIYYARLAKFGLWLSIPLLLWAFFKGSTLNDASRWVTIPIINQTFQPSDLAKLALISSLAAMLAKRQRFMSDPSVLINMIFWIALICSLIVLSNTSTALLLGATCFLLMYIGRVPVRYLAIMVSACIVFGGIGLYLGQRFGTATNRIKNFMDSESVVYQVEQSYIALANGGLTGQGPGNSHQRNTLPNPFSDFIYAIIVEEYGLLLGGIPVVLAYIWFLWRGIKAIQKTTRPFGGLLSAGLTFSIVFQAFASICVAIGLAPVTGQPLPLLSMGGTSLIFTGLAIGIVLSVSRDEADESKI encoded by the coding sequence ATGGCCCTTCGCGACTGGATTCGTACGCATCTTAAAGGCGACCGCCAAATCTGGTGGATTGTGTTGTATTTATCGATCATGAGCGTACTGGTCGTATATAGTGCAACCGGTACAAAAGCGTTTCGGGAGTTAGACGGCAACACCGAGATTTTCTTGCTCAAGCATGGATCACTGCTGATGCTGGGTCTGGTGTGTACTTATTTTGCCCATCGCATCAACTACATCTACTACGCCCGATTGGCAAAGTTTGGTTTATGGCTGTCCATCCCCCTGCTGCTGTGGGCTTTTTTTAAGGGGTCGACCTTGAACGACGCATCACGCTGGGTTACGATTCCGATTATCAATCAGACCTTTCAACCGTCTGACTTAGCCAAACTAGCGCTTATTTCGAGCTTGGCGGCTATGTTGGCTAAGCGGCAACGGTTCATGAGCGACCCCAGCGTATTGATCAACATGATCTTCTGGATCGCGCTTATCTGTTCGCTGATTGTCCTGTCGAATACCTCAACTGCTTTGCTGTTGGGTGCGACCTGTTTTCTGTTGATGTATATTGGTCGGGTACCGGTTCGGTATCTGGCAATCATGGTGAGCGCCTGTATTGTCTTTGGCGGTATTGGATTATACCTGGGCCAGCGATTTGGTACGGCTACCAACCGGATCAAAAATTTTATGGACTCCGAATCTGTCGTCTATCAGGTTGAGCAGTCGTACATCGCGCTTGCTAATGGTGGTTTGACGGGGCAGGGACCCGGTAACAGTCACCAGCGAAACACCCTGCCGAACCCATTCTCCGACTTTATTTACGCGATCATTGTTGAAGAATACGGTTTGTTGCTGGGTGGTATTCCGGTCGTGTTGGCTTACATCTGGTTTCTTTGGCGAGGGATCAAGGCTATACAAAAAACAACACGACCGTTTGGCGGGCTTCTGTCCGCTGGATTAACCTTTAGCATTGTCTTCCAGGCATTTGCCAGTATTTGCGTAGCCATTGGGTTAGCTCCGGTTACGGGGCAACCGCTGCCACTTCTTAGCATGGGGGGGACCTCATTGATCTTCACGGGATTAGCCATTGGTATTGTGCTGAGCGTCAGCCGGGACGAAGCCGACGAGAGTAAAATTTAG